The Lysobacter enzymogenes genome window below encodes:
- a CDS encoding cytochrome c1, which produces MTNHSQPSFKKTRIVKKLATFVAGLLVSATAFASEGGALLQSGTDLNDRASLQRGAQLYMNYCSGCHSLKYLRYSRMAEDLGLTEDEVMNNLNFTGAKFGEQIQVSLTPEHANQWFGKMPPDLSLITRVRGSDWVYTYLNQFYLDETRPLGWNNKLFPNASMPNPLWELQGLQHAEYGEADKATGDRPVHGLKIEQPGKLDADGFRTATRDITAFLEYAGEPAALKRQSLGVWVILFLALFTFLAYLLKTEYWRDVEH; this is translated from the coding sequence ATGACTAACCACAGCCAGCCGTCCTTCAAGAAGACCCGCATCGTGAAGAAGCTCGCCACCTTCGTCGCCGGCCTGCTCGTGTCGGCCACCGCCTTCGCGTCCGAAGGCGGCGCCCTGTTGCAGTCGGGCACCGACCTCAACGACCGAGCCTCGCTGCAGCGCGGCGCCCAGCTGTACATGAACTACTGCTCGGGCTGCCACTCGCTGAAGTACCTGCGCTACTCGCGCATGGCCGAGGACCTTGGCCTGACCGAAGACGAGGTGATGAACAATCTCAACTTCACCGGCGCCAAGTTCGGCGAGCAGATCCAGGTCAGCCTGACCCCGGAACACGCCAACCAGTGGTTCGGCAAGATGCCGCCGGACCTCAGCCTGATCACCCGCGTGCGCGGCAGCGACTGGGTCTACACCTACCTCAACCAGTTCTATCTGGACGAGACCCGGCCGCTGGGCTGGAACAACAAGCTGTTCCCGAACGCCTCGATGCCGAACCCGCTGTGGGAGCTGCAGGGCCTGCAGCACGCCGAGTACGGCGAGGCGGACAAGGCCACCGGCGACCGCCCGGTGCACGGCCTGAAGATCGAGCAGCCCGGCAAGCTCGACGCCGACGGCTTCCGCACCGCGACCCGCGACATCACCGCATTCCTCGAGTACGCCGGCGAGCCGGCGGCGCTCAAGCGCCAGAGCCTCGGCGTTTGGGTGATCCTGTTCCTGGCCTTGT
- a CDS encoding cytochrome b: MANILTRTANNVFDWVTARAPGMMPVYRKHMTEYYAPKNFNLWYYFGSLALLVLVNQIVTGIFLTMHFKPSAADAFSSVEYIMRDVEWGWLIRYMHSTGASMFFIVVYLHMFRGLMYGSYQKPRELVWILGMLIYLVLMAEAFMGYVLPWGQMSFWGAKVIISLFGAIPVIGNGLTEWIMGDYLPGDATLNRFFALHVIALPLVLLLLVVLHLGALHEVGSNNPDGVDIKYGPKGNRWDASKPLDGIPFHPYYTVKDLVGVGFFLILAAFVIFFAPAFGGWFLEHDNFTEANRLVTPEHIKPVWYYTPYYAMLRVIPHKLSGVLVMFSAIAVLFFVPWLDRSKVKSHRYRGWITKLMLGVLAVCFLWLGKIGAGPGTDPVETIIGRVLTFLYFFFFITMPLWTKLDKTKPVPERVTMHD, translated from the coding sequence ATGGCCAACATCCTGACTCGTACCGCCAACAACGTCTTCGACTGGGTCACCGCGCGCGCCCCCGGCATGATGCCGGTCTACCGCAAGCACATGACCGAGTACTACGCGCCGAAGAACTTCAATCTTTGGTACTACTTCGGCTCGCTCGCGCTGCTGGTGCTGGTCAACCAGATCGTCACCGGCATCTTCCTGACGATGCACTTCAAGCCGTCCGCGGCCGACGCGTTCTCGTCGGTCGAGTACATCATGCGCGACGTCGAGTGGGGCTGGCTGATCCGCTACATGCACTCCACCGGCGCGTCGATGTTCTTCATCGTCGTGTACCTGCACATGTTCCGCGGCCTGATGTACGGCTCGTACCAGAAGCCGCGCGAGCTGGTGTGGATCCTGGGCATGCTGATCTACCTGGTGCTGATGGCCGAAGCCTTCATGGGCTACGTGCTGCCGTGGGGCCAGATGTCGTTCTGGGGCGCCAAGGTCATCATCTCGCTGTTCGGCGCCATCCCGGTGATCGGCAACGGCCTGACCGAGTGGATCATGGGCGACTACCTGCCCGGCGACGCCACCCTCAACCGCTTCTTCGCCCTGCACGTGATCGCGCTGCCGCTGGTGCTGCTGCTGCTGGTGGTGCTGCACCTGGGCGCGCTGCACGAAGTGGGTTCCAACAACCCCGACGGCGTCGACATCAAGTACGGCCCGAAGGGCAACCGCTGGGACGCGAGCAAGCCGCTCGACGGCATTCCGTTCCACCCGTACTACACGGTCAAGGACCTGGTCGGCGTCGGCTTCTTCCTGATCCTGGCCGCGTTCGTGATCTTCTTCGCGCCGGCGTTCGGCGGCTGGTTCCTCGAGCACGACAACTTCACCGAGGCCAACCGCCTGGTGACGCCGGAGCACATCAAGCCGGTGTGGTACTACACCCCGTACTACGCGATGCTGCGCGTCATTCCGCACAAGCTCTCGGGCGTGCTGGTGATGTTCTCGGCGATCGCGGTGCTCTTCTTCGTGCCGTGGCTGGACCGCAGCAAGGTCAAGTCGCACCGCTACCGCGGCTGGATCACCAAGCTGATGCTCGGCGTGCTGGCGGTGTGCTTCCTGTGGCTCGGCAAGATCGGCGCCGGGCCGGGCACCGATCCGGTCGAGACCATCATCGGCCGCGTGCTGACCTTCCTGTACTTCTTCTTCTTCATCACCATGCCTTTGTGGACGAAGTTGGACAAAACAAAGCCGGTGCCGGAACGGGTGACGATGCATGACTAA
- the petA gene encoding ubiquinol-cytochrome c reductase iron-sulfur subunit yields the protein MANQGVHDPINTGRRRFLTATTAVVGAVGAGFAAVPFIKSWNPSARAKLAGAPITADITGLAEGQRLILEWRGQPIWIVKRSKAILDALPTLDGHLRDPKSDNKDQQPAYITGELRSIKPEISVLVGLCTHLGCSPEMKAEIRPEPFDPEWKGGYFCPCHKSRFDMAGRVFQGVPAPINLLVPPHHYENDNTIVIGVDPAKGA from the coding sequence ATGGCCAACCAAGGGGTCCACGATCCTATCAACACGGGCCGACGTCGGTTCCTGACCGCCACCACTGCGGTGGTCGGGGCGGTCGGAGCCGGTTTTGCAGCGGTGCCTTTCATCAAGTCCTGGAATCCCAGCGCCCGCGCCAAGCTCGCCGGCGCGCCGATCACCGCGGACATCACCGGCCTGGCCGAAGGCCAGCGCCTGATCCTGGAGTGGCGCGGCCAGCCGATCTGGATCGTCAAGCGCTCCAAGGCGATCCTCGATGCGCTGCCGACCCTGGACGGCCATCTGCGCGATCCCAAGTCCGACAACAAGGACCAGCAGCCGGCCTACATCACCGGCGAGCTGCGTTCGATCAAGCCGGAGATTTCGGTCCTGGTCGGCCTGTGCACCCACCTGGGCTGCTCGCCGGAAATGAAGGCCGAGATCCGCCCGGAACCGTTCGATCCGGAATGGAAGGGCGGCTACTTCTGCCCCTGCCACAAGTCGCGCTTCGACATGGCCGGCCGCGTGTTCCAGGGCGTGCCCGCGCCGATCAACCTGCTGGTGCCTCCGCACCACTACGAGAACGACAACACGATCGTGATCGGCGTCGATCCGGCGAAGGGGGCGTAA
- a CDS encoding lytic transglycosylase domain-containing protein, which yields MRGSSLLLGVLGLLAFAPAAAGTLWRCDGPGGERSYVSKKVKGATCTVVSQYTPKSSRARDPVPVSYAPPKPAMGAVTAGDASIPASAHSNPPASYSGAAAAMAAGGLNAGTAAPAAPVAPIVPAKPPTRLVQGEIYSYVQDGVRHYVSKRPKGLASATQMRTIRYSFIETCFACAAQPGVNFGTLRLNTVAYAGEIAAAARQHGVEEAIVRAIIHAESAYNPNAMSRVGAQGLMQLMPGTARRFGVGNAFDAGQNIQGGVQYLAWLLKRFNGDLTLAAAGYNAGEGAVDKYKGVPPYAETQRYVQRVAVLAQRYRAATVVQR from the coding sequence ATGAGGGGGAGCTCGCTGCTGTTGGGGGTGCTGGGGTTGCTGGCGTTCGCGCCGGCGGCGGCCGGCACGCTTTGGCGCTGCGACGGCCCCGGCGGCGAGCGCAGCTACGTCAGCAAGAAGGTCAAGGGCGCGACCTGCACGGTCGTCAGCCAATACACGCCCAAGTCCAGCCGGGCGCGCGACCCGGTCCCGGTGTCCTACGCGCCGCCGAAGCCGGCGATGGGCGCGGTGACCGCAGGCGACGCGTCGATCCCGGCTTCGGCGCACAGCAACCCGCCGGCCAGCTACAGCGGCGCCGCCGCGGCGATGGCCGCCGGCGGGCTCAACGCGGGGACGGCCGCGCCCGCGGCGCCGGTCGCGCCGATCGTCCCGGCCAAGCCGCCGACCCGGCTGGTCCAGGGCGAAATCTATTCTTATGTGCAAGACGGGGTCCGCCACTACGTCAGCAAGCGGCCCAAGGGGCTGGCCAGCGCGACCCAGATGCGCACCATCCGCTACAGCTTCATCGAGACCTGCTTCGCCTGCGCCGCCCAGCCCGGGGTCAACTTCGGCACCCTGCGGCTCAATACCGTGGCCTATGCCGGCGAGATCGCCGCGGCCGCGCGCCAGCACGGGGTCGAGGAGGCGATCGTGCGCGCGATCATCCACGCCGAATCGGCCTACAACCCGAACGCGATGTCGCGGGTCGGCGCGCAGGGGCTGATGCAGCTGATGCCGGGCACCGCGCGCCGGTTCGGGGTCGGCAACGCCTTCGACGCCGGCCAGAACATCCAGGGCGGGGTGCAATACCTGGCCTGGCTGCTGAAGCGCTTCAACGGCGACCTGACCCTGGCCGCGGCCGGCTACAACGCCGGCGAGGGCGCGGTCGACAAGTACAAGGGCGTGCCGCCGTACGCCGAGACCCAGCGCTACGTCCAGCGCGTCGCGGTCCTGGCCCAGCGCTACCGCGCCGCGACCGTGGTGCAGCGCTGA
- the miaB gene encoding tRNA (N6-isopentenyl adenosine(37)-C2)-methylthiotransferase MiaB, which produces MTDLHPLPGLPGAAPPSRPGAKKLFIETHGCQMNEYDSAKMADVLAASDGLELTQDASEADVILINTCSIREKAQEKVFSQLGRWKQHKQGERQVIIGVGGCVASQEGAAIVKRAPYVDLVFGPQTLHRLPELIRAKRETGQPQVDISFPEIEKFDRLPEPRAEGPSAFVSIMEGCSKYCSFCVVPYTRGEEVSRPFENVLVEVAQLAEQGVREINLLGQNVNAYRGPYGEGEIADLGLLIRTIAELDGVDRIRFTTSHPLEFSDSLVEAYRDVPQLADYLHLPVQAGSDRILSAMKRGYTALEFKQKIRKLRAVRPNISISSDFIVGFPGETEADFEKTMKLIEDVGFDQSFSFIYSRRPGTPAADLEDTVTSEEKHARLSRLQAAINANAAKISQAMVGSVQRVLVEGPSRKDPNELTGKTENMRSVNFPAPARLVGRFVDVVITEALSNSLRGRVQLGDDQAAA; this is translated from the coding sequence ATGACCGACCTGCACCCCCTGCCCGGCCTGCCGGGCGCCGCCCCGCCTTCGCGGCCGGGCGCCAAAAAACTGTTCATCGAGACCCACGGTTGCCAGATGAACGAGTACGACTCGGCCAAGATGGCCGACGTGCTCGCCGCCAGCGACGGCCTCGAACTGACCCAGGACGCGTCCGAAGCCGACGTCATCCTGATCAACACCTGCTCGATCCGCGAGAAGGCGCAAGAGAAGGTCTTCAGCCAGCTCGGCCGCTGGAAACAACACAAGCAGGGCGAGCGCCAGGTCATCATCGGCGTCGGCGGCTGCGTCGCCTCGCAGGAAGGCGCGGCCATCGTCAAGCGCGCGCCGTACGTCGACCTGGTGTTCGGCCCGCAAACCTTGCACCGCCTGCCCGAGCTGATCCGCGCCAAGCGCGAGACCGGGCAGCCGCAGGTCGACATCAGCTTCCCCGAGATCGAAAAGTTCGACCGCCTGCCCGAGCCGCGCGCCGAAGGCCCGAGCGCGTTCGTCTCGATCATGGAAGGCTGCTCGAAGTACTGCTCGTTCTGCGTGGTGCCCTACACCCGCGGCGAGGAAGTCAGCCGTCCGTTCGAGAACGTGCTGGTCGAAGTCGCGCAACTGGCCGAACAGGGCGTGCGCGAGATCAATCTGCTCGGACAGAACGTCAACGCCTACCGCGGTCCTTATGGCGAGGGCGAAATCGCCGACCTCGGCCTGCTGATCCGCACTATCGCCGAACTCGACGGCGTCGACCGCATCCGCTTCACCACCTCGCACCCGCTGGAGTTCTCCGACTCGCTGGTCGAGGCGTACCGCGACGTGCCGCAGCTGGCCGACTACCTGCATCTGCCGGTGCAGGCCGGCAGCGACCGCATCCTCTCGGCGATGAAGCGCGGCTACACCGCGCTGGAGTTCAAGCAGAAGATCCGCAAGCTGCGCGCGGTGCGGCCGAACATCTCGATCTCCTCGGACTTCATCGTCGGCTTCCCCGGCGAGACCGAAGCCGATTTCGAAAAGACCATGAAGCTGATCGAGGACGTCGGCTTCGACCAGTCGTTCTCCTTCATCTATTCGCGCCGCCCGGGCACCCCGGCCGCCGATCTCGAAGACACGGTCACCAGCGAAGAAAAGCACGCGCGCCTGTCGCGCCTGCAGGCGGCGATCAACGCCAACGCGGCGAAGATTTCCCAGGCGATGGTCGGCAGCGTGCAGCGGGTGCTGGTCGAAGGGCCGTCGCGCAAGGACCCGAACGAACTCACCGGCAAGACCGAGAACATGCGTTCGGTGAACTTCCCCGCGCCGGCGCGGCTGGTCGGCCGCTTCGTCGATGTGGTCATCACCGAGGCCCTGTCCAATTCGCTGCGCGGCCGGGTACAGTTGGGCGACGACCAAGCCGCCGCCTGA
- a CDS encoding GNAT family N-acetyltransferase — MQRDFSIREIGADEFERAWPIFREVLARGESYNYAADLSLDGARAMWTSTPYRMFLAEADGGEALGCYKLGPNQRGRGDHVANASYMVAEAAWGQGVGTAMCEHSLAQARKAGFLAMQFNYVVSSNAAAVHLWTKHGFAIVGRVPEAFRHPSLGLVDTYVMHRML; from the coding sequence ATGCAACGCGACTTCAGCATCCGCGAAATCGGCGCGGACGAATTCGAACGGGCCTGGCCGATCTTCCGCGAAGTGCTCGCGCGCGGCGAAAGCTACAACTACGCCGCCGACCTGAGCCTGGACGGCGCGCGCGCGATGTGGACCAGTACGCCTTACCGCATGTTCCTGGCCGAAGCCGACGGCGGCGAGGCGCTGGGCTGCTACAAGCTCGGCCCGAACCAGCGCGGCCGCGGCGACCACGTCGCCAACGCCAGCTACATGGTCGCCGAAGCCGCCTGGGGCCAGGGCGTCGGCACGGCGATGTGCGAACACTCGCTGGCGCAGGCGCGCAAGGCCGGGTTCCTGGCGATGCAGTTCAACTACGTGGTCAGCAGCAACGCCGCCGCGGTGCACCTGTGGACCAAGCACGGCTTCGCCATCGTCGGCCGGGTGCCGGAGGCGTTCCGCCATCCGAGCCTGGGGCTGGTCGATACCTACGTCATGCATCGGATGCTGTAA
- a CDS encoding DUF1501 domain-containing protein yields MKRRDFLRNSIASALGGAALYSALGNLRLVEAAARAYGPASFDDYKALVCVFLFGGNDSLNMLVPRDDAHYRQYAQARATLAVPQASLLPLTALAGGGASDGADYGLQICTSEGDAVGMAGLQGLFNGGHAAVLGNVGTLVRPVSKADYANHAVELPPQLFSHNDQQQYWQVSRSDDGRNLGWAGRISDLLHDANPDAFIPMSVSLNFESILQRAAGGGQYVIGNDGPRYFSRFEWDGDSRRAFLALMAPNQQQHMFGRSYANAFRRARENADAVGTALDASSDLQTVFPDSDLAAQLRMVARMIKVRQTLGLKRQVFFVSMGGFDHHDRLLSEQPALLARLSQALTAFHAATVELGVADKVTAFTASDFGRTLSSNGDGSDHGWGGHHFVVGDAVQGGRFFGRMPTLVNGGDDDAGWGQIIPTTAVDQYAATLARWFGVADSDLDLIFPNLRNFAARDLGFMA; encoded by the coding sequence ATGAAACGTCGCGACTTCCTGCGCAATTCCATCGCCTCCGCGCTCGGCGGCGCCGCGCTGTACTCGGCCCTGGGCAATCTGCGCCTGGTCGAGGCCGCTGCGCGCGCCTACGGGCCGGCCAGCTTCGACGACTACAAGGCCTTGGTGTGCGTGTTCCTGTTCGGCGGCAACGATTCGCTGAACATGCTGGTGCCGCGCGACGACGCGCATTACCGCCAGTACGCCCAGGCCCGCGCGACCCTGGCGGTGCCGCAGGCCTCGTTGCTGCCGCTGACCGCGCTGGCCGGCGGCGGCGCTTCCGACGGCGCCGACTACGGCCTGCAGATCTGCACCAGCGAGGGCGATGCGGTCGGCATGGCCGGGCTGCAAGGCCTGTTCAACGGCGGCCACGCCGCGGTGCTCGGCAACGTCGGCACCCTGGTGCGGCCGGTCAGCAAGGCCGACTACGCCAACCACGCGGTCGAGCTGCCGCCGCAGCTGTTCTCGCACAACGACCAGCAGCAGTACTGGCAGGTCTCGCGCAGCGACGACGGCCGCAACCTCGGCTGGGCCGGGCGGATCTCCGACCTGCTGCACGACGCCAATCCCGATGCGTTCATTCCGATGTCGGTGTCGCTGAACTTCGAAAGCATTCTGCAGCGCGCCGCGGGCGGCGGGCAGTACGTGATCGGCAACGACGGCCCGCGTTATTTCAGCCGCTTCGAGTGGGACGGCGACAGCCGCCGCGCGTTCCTCGCGCTGATGGCGCCGAACCAGCAACAGCACATGTTCGGCCGCAGCTACGCCAACGCATTCCGGCGCGCGCGCGAGAACGCCGACGCGGTCGGCACCGCGCTGGACGCGTCCAGCGATTTGCAGACGGTGTTTCCCGACAGCGACCTGGCCGCGCAGCTGCGCATGGTCGCGCGCATGATCAAGGTGCGGCAGACGCTGGGGCTCAAGCGCCAGGTGTTCTTCGTCTCGATGGGCGGGTTCGACCATCACGACCGCTTGCTCAGCGAGCAGCCGGCGCTGCTGGCGCGGCTGTCGCAGGCGCTGACCGCGTTCCACGCGGCGACGGTGGAGCTGGGCGTGGCCGACAAGGTCACCGCGTTCACCGCTTCGGACTTCGGCCGCACGCTGTCGTCCAACGGCGACGGCTCCGACCACGGCTGGGGCGGGCATCACTTCGTCGTCGGCGACGCGGTGCAGGGCGGGCGCTTTTTCGGGCGCATGCCGACGCTGGTCAACGGCGGCGACGACGATGCCGGATGGGGCCAGATCATTCCGACCACGGCGGTGGACCAGTACGCGGCGACGCTGGCGCGCTGGTTCGGGGTTGCGGATTCGGATCTGGATCTGATCTTCCCGAACCTGCGCAATTTCGCGGCGCGGGATTTGGGGTTCATGGCTTAG
- a CDS encoding DUF1800 domain-containing protein, with protein sequence MTTSLLRAAWMGATPRVLLALAVLLALRGVAPLPDYLGPYPGADERVAAREAASARTGAAPAPRAVADLPASDAEAARFLAQSTFGPTLEDIAHLRQVGYNAWIEEQFGYPLSSQLTFMKNAAARAGTGNDVQRDWRVDAWFVNALGGKDPIKPTVVHRDQLRQRVAFALSEIFVISDASSDLLGGAPQGMTHYYDTLARDAFGNFRTLLEDVTLHPTMGLYLSMMQNQKPDPARNIRPDENYAREVLQLFSVGLVRLNRDGTPLLGLDGKPVPTYSQDTVKGFAHVFTGWTFKGCAALGEFDCYFYEPSSPAWVSPMENQAAYHASAQSKQLLDYPGAALPGGLLAGGGTGRSDLTAALDNIHNHPNVGPFIGRQLIQRLVTSNPSPGYVDRVASVFDDNGQGVRGDLRAVTKAILLDPEARDPAAQPANFGKVREPLLRLTHLWRALGGRSKTGFVDEFWTLDSNLGQQPMFAPSVFNFFSPRYSPMGEPSQNGMAAPELQLATDYMLPATESYLMRKIYDSYVGNPNGIEDDEVAINLSRDVALATKPADLIERYNTLFLSGQMTAPMKQVLLERLNGMPANTAAAKRERVQEALYLIVNSPEYLVQQ encoded by the coding sequence ATGACTACTTCGCTTCTGCGCGCGGCGTGGATGGGCGCAACGCCGCGCGTGCTGCTGGCGCTGGCGGTGCTGCTCGCGCTGCGCGGCGTCGCGCCGTTGCCGGATTATCTGGGGCCGTATCCCGGCGCCGACGAGCGCGTAGCGGCGCGCGAGGCCGCGTCCGCGCGTACCGGCGCCGCACCGGCGCCGCGCGCGGTCGCCGACCTGCCGGCCAGCGACGCCGAAGCCGCGCGCTTCCTCGCCCAGTCCACGTTCGGCCCGACCCTGGAAGACATCGCGCATCTGCGCCAGGTCGGCTACAACGCCTGGATCGAGGAACAGTTCGGCTATCCGCTGTCTTCGCAGCTGACCTTCATGAAGAACGCAGCGGCGCGTGCCGGCACCGGCAACGACGTGCAGCGCGACTGGCGCGTCGACGCGTGGTTCGTCAACGCGCTCGGCGGCAAGGATCCGATCAAGCCGACCGTGGTCCACCGCGACCAGCTGCGCCAGCGCGTGGCGTTCGCGTTGAGCGAGATATTCGTGATCTCCGACGCCAGCTCCGACCTGCTCGGCGGCGCGCCGCAGGGCATGACCCACTACTACGACACCCTGGCGCGCGACGCCTTCGGCAACTTCCGCACGCTGCTGGAGGACGTGACCCTGCATCCGACGATGGGCCTGTACCTGTCGATGATGCAGAACCAGAAGCCCGACCCGGCGCGCAACATCCGGCCCGACGAGAACTACGCGCGCGAAGTGCTGCAATTGTTCAGCGTCGGCCTGGTGCGGCTGAATCGCGACGGCACGCCGCTGCTCGGCCTCGACGGCAAGCCGGTGCCGACCTACAGCCAGGACACGGTCAAGGGCTTCGCCCACGTGTTCACCGGCTGGACCTTCAAGGGCTGCGCGGCGCTCGGCGAATTCGACTGCTACTTCTACGAACCCAGTTCGCCGGCGTGGGTGTCGCCGATGGAGAATCAGGCCGCGTACCACGCCTCGGCGCAGTCCAAGCAGTTGCTCGACTATCCCGGCGCGGCGCTGCCGGGCGGTCTGCTCGCCGGCGGCGGCACCGGCCGCAGCGATCTGACCGCGGCGCTGGACAATATCCACAACCATCCCAACGTCGGGCCGTTCATCGGCCGCCAGTTGATCCAGCGCCTGGTCACCAGCAACCCGAGTCCGGGCTACGTCGACCGCGTCGCCAGCGTGTTCGACGACAACGGCCAGGGCGTGCGCGGCGATCTGCGCGCGGTGACGAAAGCGATCCTGCTCGATCCCGAAGCGCGCGATCCGGCCGCGCAGCCGGCGAACTTCGGCAAGGTGCGCGAGCCGCTGCTGCGCCTGACCCATCTGTGGCGCGCGCTCGGCGGCCGCTCCAAGACCGGCTTCGTCGACGAGTTCTGGACCCTGGACAGCAACCTCGGCCAGCAGCCGATGTTCGCGCCGTCGGTGTTCAACTTCTTCAGTCCGCGCTACAGCCCGATGGGCGAGCCCTCGCAGAACGGCATGGCCGCGCCGGAGCTGCAACTGGCGACCGACTACATGCTGCCGGCGACCGAAAGCTATCTGATGCGCAAGATCTACGATTCCTACGTCGGCAATCCCAACGGCATCGAGGACGACGAAGTCGCGATCAACCTCAGCCGCGACGTCGCGCTGGCGACCAAGCCGGCCGATCTGATCGAGCGCTACAACACCTTGTTCCTGTCCGGGCAGATGACCGCGCCGATGAAGCAGGTGTTGCTGGAACGCTTGAACGGCATGCCGGCCAACACCGCCGCGGCCAAGCGCGAACGGGTGCAGGAAGCGCTGTACCTGATCGTCAACTCGCCCGAATACCTCGTGCAGCAGTAA